One part of the Pelagicoccus sp. SDUM812003 genome encodes these proteins:
- a CDS encoding AraC family transcriptional regulator, with translation MLLTKGQRSPVEFATKVAESRYFCVPSKHSRDEFVYLGGFEKCERDFLLERDTFPFLTLELITSGSGSLSLGDRKHQASPGMCFCGGPDIAFQLQSDNKDPLEKFFIVFGRDAFPARTHPKELYPGCVYQGVDPMVLRKWGELILEEGISQSSRCSENVSSLIDVLIRKISDDAEESLPAQGTDALVAKALRVIDSGFQTIRSAQELADLLGVSPEHLCRAFRRSQHATPYQVLTRRKMAHACTLLKLSPLTIQEIADSVGFSDAFHFSRAFKKQYGMPPSGMRRSVK, from the coding sequence GTGCTTCTGACCAAAGGCCAACGCAGCCCCGTCGAGTTCGCGACCAAGGTCGCGGAGTCCCGGTATTTCTGCGTCCCTAGCAAACACAGCCGCGACGAGTTCGTCTACCTTGGAGGATTCGAGAAATGCGAGCGCGACTTTCTGCTGGAACGCGATACCTTTCCATTCTTAACCTTGGAGCTCATCACCAGCGGCAGCGGATCACTTTCCTTGGGGGATAGAAAACACCAGGCGAGCCCTGGCATGTGCTTCTGCGGCGGTCCGGACATCGCCTTCCAGCTTCAATCGGACAACAAGGATCCACTGGAGAAGTTTTTCATCGTCTTCGGTCGCGACGCCTTCCCAGCGCGCACCCACCCTAAAGAATTGTATCCAGGTTGCGTATACCAGGGCGTGGATCCGATGGTGCTTCGAAAATGGGGCGAGCTCATATTGGAGGAAGGCATCTCACAATCCTCGCGCTGCTCGGAAAACGTCTCCTCGCTGATCGACGTGCTTATCCGCAAGATCAGCGACGATGCTGAGGAATCGCTGCCCGCCCAAGGGACCGACGCTCTGGTCGCGAAAGCCCTACGCGTCATCGACAGCGGCTTTCAAACCATTCGCAGCGCTCAAGAGCTCGCCGACCTGCTCGGCGTCTCCCCCGAGCACCTTTGCCGCGCCTTTCGCCGCAGTCAGCACGCCACTCCCTATCAGGTGCTGACGCGGCGCAAGATGGCCCATGCCTGCACGTTGCTCAAACTCAGCCCGCTCACCATCCAGGAAATCGCCGACTCTGTGGGCTTCAGTGACGCCTTTCATTTCTCGCGGGCCTTCAAGAAGCAATACGGCATGCCGCCCAGCGGGATGCGCCGCAGTGTGAAATAG
- the fucP gene encoding L-fucose:H+ symporter permease: MSIAPPPRPDAETAAKPRVVPAQFIYPFILVTTLFALWGFANDVTNPLVRAFKEIFIISNEQSAWVQRAFYGGYATMAIPAALVIRKISYKSGILIGLGLYAIGALLTLPASHFMSFNVFLVGFYVLTFGLAFLETSANPYVLALGDSRTATQRLNLAQAFNPMGSLTGMVVASMFVLPSLQVAEFRNVEREAHPEYAEMLPSEVDGRINEAWETFTQANPEAYQEIVSHDLGVVTMPYIAIACVVAIIFAIFAVSKLPDMGEEKEQLALGPLVRHLCNFRYLGGVVAQTFYVGAQIMCWTFIIHYGMTLVGLSAAQAQNYNIVAMVLFLTSRFICTFLLRFLQPGLLLGCLAVGACCLILGAIFLHGMPGLYCLVGVSGCMSLMFPTIYGIALDGLTPNDAKLGSAGLIFAIVGGALMPNWQGALIDGEGMEIGGRMLESVRVSFVLPLVCFVIIALYGFFAQRLIGKSANRSAA; this comes from the coding sequence ATGTCGATCGCCCCTCCGCCTCGTCCTGACGCAGAAACTGCAGCTAAGCCTCGCGTGGTGCCTGCCCAATTCATCTACCCATTTATCCTGGTCACCACGCTCTTCGCCTTATGGGGCTTCGCCAACGACGTGACGAACCCCTTGGTGCGGGCCTTCAAGGAGATCTTCATCATCAGCAACGAGCAAAGCGCCTGGGTGCAGCGGGCGTTTTACGGGGGCTACGCGACCATGGCCATCCCAGCGGCCTTGGTGATTCGTAAAATCTCCTACAAATCCGGCATCCTGATCGGCCTGGGTCTGTACGCGATCGGGGCGTTGCTGACCTTGCCGGCCAGCCATTTCATGAGCTTCAACGTATTCCTGGTGGGTTTTTACGTGCTGACCTTCGGGCTGGCGTTTCTGGAGACCAGCGCCAATCCGTACGTCTTGGCCTTGGGAGACTCCCGCACCGCCACGCAGCGCTTGAACCTCGCCCAAGCCTTCAACCCGATGGGTTCGCTCACCGGCATGGTGGTCGCGAGCATGTTCGTGCTGCCCAGCCTGCAGGTGGCGGAATTTCGAAACGTGGAACGGGAAGCCCACCCGGAGTACGCTGAAATGCTGCCTAGCGAGGTTGATGGAAGAATTAACGAGGCGTGGGAAACCTTCACCCAAGCGAACCCGGAAGCCTATCAGGAAATCGTGTCGCACGACTTGGGCGTCGTCACCATGCCGTACATCGCCATCGCTTGCGTCGTGGCGATCATCTTCGCGATTTTCGCTGTATCCAAACTGCCTGACATGGGCGAGGAGAAGGAGCAGTTGGCCCTCGGTCCTCTTGTGCGGCATCTCTGCAACTTCAGGTATCTCGGAGGAGTGGTCGCCCAGACCTTTTATGTCGGGGCGCAGATCATGTGCTGGACCTTCATCATCCACTACGGGATGACCTTGGTGGGACTGTCTGCGGCCCAAGCGCAAAACTACAACATCGTGGCCATGGTGCTGTTTCTCACCAGCCGATTCATCTGCACCTTTTTGCTACGCTTCCTGCAGCCTGGCTTGCTGCTCGGCTGCTTGGCCGTCGGCGCCTGCTGCTTGATTCTCGGAGCCATCTTTCTTCATGGAATGCCGGGCCTCTACTGTCTGGTGGGCGTCTCGGGATGCATGTCGCTTATGTTTCCCACCATCTACGGCATCGCCTTGGACGGGCTGACGCCCAATGACGCCAAGCTCGGCTCGGCAGGCCTGATCTTCGCGATCGTGGGGGGAGCTCTCATGCCGAATTGGCAGGGAGCCTTGATCGATGGCGAGGGAATGGAGATCGGGGGGCGTATGCTGGAGTCGGTTCGCGTTTCCTTCGTCTTGCCCTTGGTTTGCTTCGTGATCATCGCTCTCTACGGCTTCTTCGCCCAGCGGTTGATTGGCAAGAGCGCCAATCGAAGCGCAGCTTAG
- the fucU gene encoding L-fucose mutarotase encodes MLIGISPLVSPELLAALHRMGHGDEIVFADAHFPGHSLGPPVLRADGLPIAALLEGVMPLLALDQYVERPLAMMSAVEGDQLEPAVEARYLAAVRKSHPNALAPERIDRFAFYERAKSAFAVVMTGELAKYGNILVKKGVTPVA; translated from the coding sequence ATGCTGATAGGAATCTCTCCGCTCGTTTCTCCCGAATTGCTGGCCGCCCTGCATCGCATGGGGCATGGCGATGAAATCGTCTTCGCGGACGCCCATTTCCCCGGGCACAGCTTGGGGCCCCCGGTGTTGAGGGCGGATGGCTTGCCCATCGCCGCGCTGCTGGAGGGAGTAATGCCATTGCTGGCCTTGGACCAATACGTGGAACGCCCGCTGGCCATGATGAGCGCTGTGGAGGGTGACCAGCTCGAGCCAGCGGTGGAAGCGCGCTACCTTGCCGCGGTGAGAAAAAGCCATCCCAACGCCTTGGCTCCGGAGCGAATCGATCGCTTCGCATTTTACGAACGAGCCAAGAGCGCGTTCGCAGTGGTCATGACTGGCGAGTTGGCGAAGTACGGAAACATTCTGGTAAAAAAGGGTGTGACGCCGGTCGCGTAG